From a single Phalacrocorax aristotelis chromosome 1, bGulAri2.1, whole genome shotgun sequence genomic region:
- the SMO gene encoding protein smoothened: MAAQGGGWRWALALGMAMALGGRRSSSPAAAAAAPFLNASAVPERCRRPAPCERLRYGACLGSALPYAATSTLLAADSASQEEAHGKLLLWSGLRNAPRCWDVIQPLLCAVYMPKCEDGQVELPSQTLCQATRAPCTIVERERGWPDFLKCTPDRFPEGCPNEVQNIKFNSSGQCEAPLVRTDNPKSWYEDVEGCGIQCQNPLFTEKEHREMHVYIAAFSSVTIFCTFFTLATFVADWRNSNRYPAVILFYVNACFFVGSIGWLAQFMDGARDEIVCRADGTMRLGEPTSNETLSCVIIFVIVYYSLMSGVIWFVMLTYAWHTSFKALGTTYQPLLGKTSYFHLITWSIPFVLTVAILAVAQVDGDSVSGICFVGYKNYRYRAGFVLAPIGLVLIVGGYFLIRGVMTLFSIKSNHPGLLSEKAASKINETMLRLGIFGFLAFGFVFITFGCHFYDFFNQAEWERSFREYVLCEANVTIATQTNKPIPDCEIKNRPSLLVEKINLFAMFGTGVSMSTWVWTKATLLIWKRTWCRLTGQSDDQPKRIKKSKMIAKAFSKRKELLRDPGRELSFSMHTVSHDGPVAGLAFDINEPSADVSSAWAQHVTKMVARRGAILPQDISVTPVATPVPPEERANLWVVEADVSPDLQKRSARKKKRRKKKKEVCPGPERCPAAPPAPSTVPHLPRLPPQPCLVAFAPDVLSGLPPGQPEATFTGGLWDGRRRTNVFHLISNPFCPESGSLEEESPGPSSGHQQLNGGLLWPHGTLPHGGGPRTQGRRAGLAPIHSRTNLVDAELLDADSDF; the protein is encoded by the exons ATGGCGGCGCAGGGCGGCGGGTGGCGCTGGGCGCTGGCGCTGGGCATGGCGATGGCGCTGGGCGGCCGCCGCTcctccagccccgccgccgccgccgccgccccgttCCTCAACGCCTCGGCCGTTCCCgagcgctgccgccgccccgcgccctgCGAACGGCTCCGTTACGGTGCCTGCCTGGGTTCGGCGCTGCCTTACGCCGCCACATCCACCTTGTTGGCCGCCGACTCCGCCTCGCAGGAGGAGGCTCACGGAAAGCTCCTGCTCTGGTCCG GCCTGCGCAATGCCCCACGCTGCTGGGATGTCATCCAGCCCCTGCTCTGCGCCGTCTACATGCCCAAGTGCGAGGACGGCCAGGTAGAGCTGCCCAGCCAGACCCTCTGCCAGGCCACCCGGGCGCCCTGCACCATCGTGGAGCGCGAGCGCGGCTGGCCCGACTTCCTCAAGTGCACGCCCGACCGATTCCCCGAGGGATGCCCG AACGAGGTGCAGAACATCAAGTTCAACAGCTCGGGGCAGTGCGAGGCGCCGCTGGTGAGGACGGACAACCCCAAGAGCTGGTACGAGGACGTGGAGGGTTGCGGCATCCAGTGCCAGAACCCGCTCTTCACTGAGAAGGAGCACCGTGAAATGCACGTCTACATCGCTGCCTTCAGCTCCGTCACCATCTTCTGCACGTTCTTCACCCTG GCCACGTTTGTCGCCGACTGGAGGAACTCCAACCGCTACCCCGCCGTCATCCTCTTCTATGTCAATGCCTGCTTCTTTGTGGGCAGCATCGGCTGGTTGGCGCAGTTCATGGATGGTGCCCGCGACGAGATCGTCTGCCGGGCTGATGGTACCATGCGGCTGGGGGAACCCAC CTCCAACGAGACGCTCTCCTGCGTCATCATCTTCGTCATCGTCTACTACTCGCTGATGTCGGGTGTCATCTGGTTCGTCATGCTGACCTATGCCTGGCACACCTCCTTCAAGGCGCTGGGCACCACCTACCAGCCACTGCTGGGCAAGACCTCCTACTTCCACCTCATCACCTGGTCCATCCCCTTCGTCCTCACCGTCGCCATCCTGGCTGTGGCGCAG gTGGATGGTGACTCCGTCAGTGGCATCTGTTTTGTGGGCTACAAGAACTACCGCTACCGGGCCGGCTTTGTCCTGGCACCCATTGGGCTCGTCCTCATCGTGGGAGGCTATTTCCTCATCCGGG GGGTCATGACGCTCTTCTCCATCAAGAGCAACCACCCCGGGCTGCTGAGTGAGAAGGCGGCCAGCAAGATCAATGAGACCATGCTGCGGCTGG GCATCTTCGGCTTCTTGGCCTTCGGTTTCGTCTTCATCACTTTTGGCTGCCACTTCTATGACTTCTTCAACCAGGCAGAGTGGGAGCGCAGCTTTCGGGAATACGTCCT GTGCGAGGCCAACGTGACCATCGCCACGCAGACCAACAAGCCCATCCCGGATTGTGAGATCAAGAACCGGCCGAGTCTGCTGGTGGAGAAGATCAACCTCTTCGCCATGTTCGGCACCGGTGTCTCCATGAGCACCTGGGTCTGGACCAAGGCCACCCTGCTCATCTGGAAGCGTACCTGGTGCAG GCTGACGGGGCAAAGCGACGACCAGCCCAAGAGGATCAAGAAGAGCAAGATGATCGCAAAGGCCTTCTCCAAGCGCAAGGAGCTGCTGCGTGACCCGGGCCGGGAGTTGTCCTTCAGCATGCACACCGTCTCGCACGACGGCCCTGTGG CTGGTTTAGCGTTTGACATCAACGAGCCGTCGGCCGACGTGTCCTCGGCATGGGCCCAGCACGTCACAAAGATGGTGGCCAGGAGAGGGGCTATCCTACCCCAGGACATCTCCGTGACGCCTGTGGCGACGCCTG TGCCGCCGGAGGAGAGGGCCAACCTCTGGGTGGTGGAGGCCGATGTCTCCCCCGACCTGCAGAAACGCAGCGCTCGCAAGAAGAAGcggaggaagaagaagaaggaggtgTGCCCAGGCCCTGAgcgctgccctgcagcccccccagcccccagcactgTCCCTCACCTGCCCCGGttgcccccccagccctgcctggtcGCCTTCGCCCCCGACGTCCTCTCGGGCCTCCCACCTGGCCAGCCCGAAGCCACCTTCACTGGAGGGCTGTGGGACGGCCGCCGCAGAACCAACGTCTTCCACCTCATCAGCAACCCCTTCTGCCCTGAGAGCGGGTCCCTGGAGGAGGAGAGCCCCGGCCCCAGCAGCGGGCACCAGCAGCTCAATGGGGGTCTGCTCTGGCCCCACGGCACCCTGCCCCACGGTGGGGGACCGAGGACTCAGGGCCGACGGGCCGGCTTGGCCCCCATCCACTCTCGGACCAACCTGGTGGATGCGGAGCTGCTGGACGCCGATTCGGACTTTTGA
- the TSPAN33 gene encoding tetraspanin-33 isoform X1 — translation MARRAAGLPGPPGEDFSFVSPAVKYVLFFFNMLFWVISMVMVAVGVYARLLKHAGEFWGDLGGSRWGFVGAPAARPRGEQDRYGAAALGGAATFPEGAGRGIPGGAGAAGDARRGRGGDGLPGGGPCCLARRGRRPHLPHHLLRLRRLLAGEHLPAAGGESPVGAAGPSRGAPTGPWHHSRGIPLRRHPPLARSSPSASPSSSSCSWQPACWALSSPTRHAGRSARSSTAPSSITVTTWTCRTSSILGRRSSAAAEASPTRTGPRTCISTVPPPTPAGSGAPCLSPAACRTPMRPSSTPCAGRACRPGATWRPAPSSTPTAASTNWSTGSTATSSCWGASPWGWPSPSWWASCWLRSSSTRSKTRSSCSSTTSSTGQTPGTEPRCIAAEPASIPTAQRWLGELGFSKPWIRGKS, via the exons atggcgaggcgggcggcggggctccccggcccccccggcgAGGATTTCTCCTTCGTGAGCCCGGCGGTGAAGTACGTGCTCTTCTTCTTCAACATGCTCTTCTGG GTGATCTCAATGGTGATGGTGGCGGTGGGGGTCTACGCCCGGCTGCTGAAGCACGCGGGTGAGTTTTGGGGGGACTTGGGGGGTTCACGATGGGGGTTCGTTggagcccccgccgcccggccgaGGGGAGAGCAGGACCGATACGGCGCTGCGGCGCTCGGGGGTGCTGCCACGTTCCCCGAGGGAGCGGGACGCGGGATCCCCGGGGGTGCCGGGGCGGCTGGTGACGCTCGCCGCGGCAGAGGCGGCGATGGCCTGCCTGGCGGTGGACCCTGCTGTCTTGCTCGTCGTGGTCGGCGTCCTCACCTTCCTCATCACCTTCTGCGGCTGCGTCGGCTCCTTGCGGGAGAacatctgcctgctgcaggcGGTGAGTCCCCAGTGGGGGCGGCGGGTCCCTCCCGGGGGGCCCCCACGGGACCCTGGCATCACTCCCGAGGCATCCCCCTCCGTCGTCACCCTCCTCTCGCCCGCAGTTCTCCGTCTGCCTCACCATCgtcttcctcctgcagctggcagccGGCGTGCTGGGCTTTGTCTTCTCCGACAAG GCACGCGGGAAGGTCAGCGAGATCATCAACGGCGCCATCGTCCATTACCGTGACGACCTGGACCTGCAGAACCTCATCGATTTTGGGCAGAAGGAG TTCAGCTGCTGCGGAGGCGTCTCCTACAAGGACTGGTCCCAGAACATGTATTTCAACTGTACCGCCGCCAACCCCAGCCGGGAGCGGTGCTCCGTgcctttctcctgctgcctgcaggacgCCCATGAG GCCGTCATCAACACCATGTGCGGGCAGGGCATGCAGGCCAGGAGCTACCTGGAGGCCAGCGCCTTCATCCACACCAACGGCTGCATCGACAAACTGGTCAACTGGATCCACAGCAACCTCTTCCTGCTGGGGGGCATCGCCCTGGGGCTGGCCGTCCCCCAG CTGGTGGGCATCCTGCTGGCTCAGATCCTCATCAACCAGGTCAAAGACCAGATCAAGCTGCAGCTCTACAACCAGCAGCACCGGGCAGACCCCTGGTACTGAGCCCCGGTGCATCGCAGCGGAGCCAGCGTCCATCCCCACGGCACAGCGGTGGCTTGGGGAACTGGGATTTTCCAAACCCTGGATCCGTGGGAAGAGCTGA
- the TSPAN33 gene encoding tetraspanin-33 isoform X2, with amino-acid sequence MARRAAGLPGPPGEDFSFVSPAVKYVLFFFNMLFWVISMVMVAVGVYARLLKHAEAAMACLAVDPAVLLVVVGVLTFLITFCGCVGSLRENICLLQAFSVCLTIVFLLQLAAGVLGFVFSDKARGKVSEIINGAIVHYRDDLDLQNLIDFGQKEFSCCGGVSYKDWSQNMYFNCTAANPSRERCSVPFSCCLQDAHEAVINTMCGQGMQARSYLEASAFIHTNGCIDKLVNWIHSNLFLLGGIALGLAVPQLVGILLAQILINQVKDQIKLQLYNQQHRADPWY; translated from the exons atggcgaggcgggcggcggggctccccggcccccccggcgAGGATTTCTCCTTCGTGAGCCCGGCGGTGAAGTACGTGCTCTTCTTCTTCAACATGCTCTTCTGG GTGATCTCAATGGTGATGGTGGCGGTGGGGGTCTACGCCCGGCTGCTGAAGCACGCGG AGGCGGCGATGGCCTGCCTGGCGGTGGACCCTGCTGTCTTGCTCGTCGTGGTCGGCGTCCTCACCTTCCTCATCACCTTCTGCGGCTGCGTCGGCTCCTTGCGGGAGAacatctgcctgctgcaggcG TTCTCCGTCTGCCTCACCATCgtcttcctcctgcagctggcagccGGCGTGCTGGGCTTTGTCTTCTCCGACAAG GCACGCGGGAAGGTCAGCGAGATCATCAACGGCGCCATCGTCCATTACCGTGACGACCTGGACCTGCAGAACCTCATCGATTTTGGGCAGAAGGAG TTCAGCTGCTGCGGAGGCGTCTCCTACAAGGACTGGTCCCAGAACATGTATTTCAACTGTACCGCCGCCAACCCCAGCCGGGAGCGGTGCTCCGTgcctttctcctgctgcctgcaggacgCCCATGAG GCCGTCATCAACACCATGTGCGGGCAGGGCATGCAGGCCAGGAGCTACCTGGAGGCCAGCGCCTTCATCCACACCAACGGCTGCATCGACAAACTGGTCAACTGGATCCACAGCAACCTCTTCCTGCTGGGGGGCATCGCCCTGGGGCTGGCCGTCCCCCAG CTGGTGGGCATCCTGCTGGCTCAGATCCTCATCAACCAGGTCAAAGACCAGATCAAGCTGCAGCTCTACAACCAGCAGCACCGGGCAGACCCCTGGTACTGA